A segment of the Acidobacteriota bacterium genome:
GCATCGGGGCGGAGGGTTCGCCCAGAGCAGCCCGCAGCCAAGCCTGGCCGAAGGTCAGCACATCCCCCAACGACCCGAAGAGCCCGGCGTGACCGCTGAGGGCTCCGAGGGCTCCACCGTCTGAGCGCCCGGCGAGGAATCGGGCGTTGCCGTCCTGGACCAATCCTTCCCCGACCCCTTCCTGCACCACTTCCAGGGGCGAGGCCTGGAGCGGTACCCGCAAACCCAAGCCCTCCGCCAGCTCCACTTCCTTGGCGGTATCCATGGGGCTGAGGAGCACGTTCTGCTGGAAGTGGGCATCGAGGGGCCGGATCGTCTTCAGCCCCCAGGGAACGGTGACGTGCTGTTCCATCAGCTCCGCCAGGGAACGGCCGGTTCGACGTTCCGCAGCGAAACCCCAGAGGATGTAACCCAAATCGCTGTACACCGCCCTGCCTTCTGCCTCTCCGTGCAGCCATCGCCCCCTGAGAATCTCCGCCCGCGCCTCCCCTCGACCGTTCACCAGCTGATAGAGCGGAATCCAGGGGGCGAGGCCAGAGCGGTGGCGCAGAAGGTCTTCCAGGCGGCAATGGGCAAGGGCCGGGGCGGTCTCGGGCCAAAGCTCTCCCAGCTCGCAGTCCAGCAGCAGCTCACCGGCGGCGTCGAGGAGCAGAGCGAGGGTGGCAGTGAAGGGCTTGGTGAGGGAGGCGAGATCGAAGCGGATGTCGGAAGGGGCGGCGGCCAGGCCAGGAATCGCAGCGGCGCCGAGAACCTCGGGCTCGCCCTCCCCCACCCGCCCAGCGACGGCGGCGCTGGCGGCGCCGGCGGTGACGAGGCGGTCGAGAAAACTCCGGATACGGGCTCGAACGGATTCCACGGTGTGCAGACTATCGTGATCTGAAGCGCATCGATCCTCGAGGCGCCCCGCAGGCGAGCAGCAAAGCTCTCAGTAGTTCCCCGGATCTCCCGTCTGGAAGATCACCACCCGCTGCCCCGCAGTGATCCGCCCCGCCGCCACCAGGTCCTCCAGAGCGGCAAGGCACGCAGCCCC
Coding sequences within it:
- a CDS encoding serine hydrolase domain-containing protein, yielding MESVRARIRSFLDRLVTAGAASAAVAGRVGEGEPEVLGAAAIPGLAAAPSDIRFDLASLTKPFTATLALLLDAAGELLLDCELGELWPETAPALAHCRLEDLLRHRSGLAPWIPLYQLVNGRGEARAEILRGRWLHGEAEGRAVYSDLGYILWGFAAERRTGRSLAELMEQHVTVPWGLKTIRPLDAHFQQNVLLSPMDTAKEVELAEGLGLRVPLQASPLEVVQEGVGEGLVQDGNARFLAGRSDGGALGALSGHAGLFGSLGDVLTFGQAWLRAALGEPSAPMPRELVRRALSEPGAGKPTGWALGWARQDDAGSSGPGLSSKAFGHPGFSGTSLWIDPERREAYALLATRNSPQEDFNRWRREFHQLVG